The Sylvia atricapilla isolate bSylAtr1 chromosome 13, bSylAtr1.pri, whole genome shotgun sequence genome includes a region encoding these proteins:
- the WHAMM gene encoding WASP homolog-associated protein with actin, membranes and microtubules, with the protein MEPQPDSLEGWVAVRDTAFAEPQPPPRLRFLVGWNGAEGAFAVTCHGRTEAAEQAPQSWAGLFSAPALRGVHRQLSAVCPRLEPAFPELPPALPGAAAGGLWAVLFPGGAAPDEAELQELCRALELYLGWALELCGGRVVLDALFAADRCCDDEYFESLHELRGKALRGHLARAKEALRRVLQQHKSANTMVALMKVYEEEDEAYQDLVTMATQFYQYLLQPFRDMRELATLYKLEILKSLQYDNLGPRRVAALQKDAEEWTKRAESAVCSIQDITVNYFKETVKALAAMHKQMEQDEERFGKTTWASALPRLENLKYMLAKETLQHLRARELCLKQKRTGIQRLMENLGEQEENLSIVEELEIQYYETQLELYNVQLEVLKHEEMLLIVQLDTVKRQIKEKQDEVVYYDTCENPEELKVIEQSMGQHYANLSAMTVLRQKTKQLETKRGTVCARRAYLRNKKDQCEASHRQRLQQAEESRKRFQQHHSIQIKRDKQKEEEKKKKAWISQERQKTLERLKVFREKRPAHVVLKTSRPEPPSPKLPQGIPQQAVVLSPPPASSTGAAPAVLSPAPSPRVRAALQQPQSILLVEDKDPKAPCQNTPADIPVQIFVTDGDREEQKHSEELVVPPCSPPPPPPPPPLPPPPPPPPLPLQLKTPPAAEDKPLPLSSDSLSESLALHKQDDSSRSSINNCIGSMDEVLASLKRSEVHLRKVEQPNPYASVKDNILSAIRQGVKLRKVNRDTERDVSRGSPNELERSIKAAMQRIKKVSADSEEEEDNDQSNGEWDS; encoded by the exons ATGGAGCCGCAGCCCGACAGCCTGGAGGGGTGGGTGGCCGTGCGCGACACCGCCTTCGCCGAACCTCAGCCGCCGCCGCGGCTCCGCTTCCTCGTGGGTTGGAACGGCGCGGAGGGCGCGTTCGCGGTGACGTGCCACGGGCGGACGGAGGCGGCGGAGCAGGCCCCGCAGAGCTGGGCCGGGCTCTTCTCGGCGCCGGCCCTGCGCGGCGTCCACCGGCAGCTGTCGGCCGTGTGCCCGCGCCTGGAGCCCGCCTTCCCCGAGCTGCCGCCCGCGCTGCCCGGCGCGGCCGCCGGCGGGCTCTGGGCCGTGCTGTTCCCCGGCGGCGCCGCGCCGGATGAGGccgagctgcaggagctgtgccgGGCGCTGGAGCTGTACCTGGGCTGGGCCCTGGAGCTCTGCGGCGGCCGCGTGGTGCTGGACGCGCTCTTCGCCGCCGACCGCTGCTGCGACGACGAGTACTTCGAGAGCCTCCACGAGCTCCGCGGGAAGGCCCTGCGAGGCCACCTGGCCCGGGCCAAGGAGGCCCTGCGGCGG GTTTTGCAGCAACATAAAAGTGCTAACACAATGGTGGCTTTGATGAAGGTTTatgaagaagaagatgaagctTATCAGGATTTGGTCACCATGGCAACACAATTCTACCAGTATTTACTGCAGCCCTTCAGAGATATGCGAGAGCTGGCAACATTGTACAAACTGGAAATCCTG AAATCTTTGCAGTATGATAATTTGGGGCCTAGAAGAGTAGCAGCTTTGCAGAAGGATGCTGAAGAATGGACTAAGCGAGCTGAGAGTGCTGTGTGCTCCATTCAGGATATCACAGTGAACTACTTCAAGGAAACTGTAAAGGCTCTGGCAG CAATGCACAAACAGATGGAACAAGATGAGGAGAGATTTGGGAAAACCACCTGGGCATCAGCTTTGCCACGATTAGAAAACCTGAAATATATGTTAGCAAAAGAAACCCTTCAGCATCTGAGGGCAAGAGAGTTGTGCCTGAAACAGAAGAGAACTGGCATTCAGAGACTC aTGGAGAATCTTGGTGAACAAGAAGAGAATTTAAGTATagtggaggagctggaaataCAGTATTATGAAACACAGCTGGAATTATATAATGTACAGCTTGAAGTATTGAAACATGAAGAAATGCTGCTTATTGTGCAGTTGGACACTGTAAAGAGACAGATTAAAG AGAAACAGGATGAAGTTGTTTACTATGATACATGTGAAAATCCTGAGGAGCTCAAGGTCATTGAACAGAGCATGGGACAACATTACGCTAACTTGTCAGCAATGACGGTGCTGAGGCAGAAGACTAAGCAGTTGGAGACAAAGCGTGGGACTGTCTGTGCGAGGAGAGCCTACCTCAGGAACAAAAAA gatCAGTGTGAAGCAAGCCATCGGCAGAGACTGCAACAGgcagaagagagcagaaaaCGCTTCCAGCAGCATCACAGCATACAGATA AAGagagacaaacaaaaagaggaggagaaaaagaaaaaagcttggATAAGCCAGGAACGCCAGAAAACACTGGAGAGGCTGAAAGTATTCAGGGAG aagcGTCCGGCTCACGTTGTTCTGAAAACATCTCGTCCCGAGCCTCCCAGTCCCAAGTTGCCACAAGGCATCCCTCAGCAGGCTGTGGTGCTGTCCCCTCCACCTGCATCGAGcacaggggcagccccagcagttCTGTCCCCTGCACCCTCACCGAGAGTAAGGgcagctctccagcagccacagagcatTCTGCTTGTAGAAGACAAAGACCCAAAAGCTCCCTGTCAGAATACCCCAGCAGATATCCCTGTCCAGATTTTTGTAACTGATGGTGACAGAGAGGAGCAAAAGCACAGCGAGGAATTGGTGGTCCCTCCGTGTtcaccacctcctcctccaccccctCCTCCCTTGCCCCCTccaccccctcctcccccacTACCTCTCCAGTTAaaaacaccaccagcagcagaggataAACCACTTCCCCTTAGCTCTGACAGCCTCTCAGAAAGCCTTGCCCTGCACAAACAGGATGACTCCTCCAGGAGTTCTATAAATAATTGCATAG GTTCCATGGATGAAGTTTTGGCTTCTCTGAAGCGCAGTGAAGTTCACCTTCGCAAGGTGGAGCAGCCAAATCCGTACGCCTCTGTGAAGGACAACATCCTCTCTGCCATAAGGCAAGGGGTTAAACTAAGGAAAGTCAATCGAGATACTGAGAGAGATGTCAGTAGAGGATCCCCTAATGAGCTAGAGAGAAGCATTAAGGCAGCCATGCAGAGAATTAAGAAAGTGTCTGCTGATTCTGAAGAAGAGGAGGACAATGATCAGAGTAATGGAGAATGGGACAGCTAA